One window from the genome of Bacillus weihaiensis encodes:
- a CDS encoding ABC transporter permease codes for MFWSLVSSEIIKLRKTKIWLLLFISPFLASAIALAANPPIEPGVNAWTMTLLIMTPMHTLLFLPLLIGVFTSFICRFEHKNGGWKQLLSLPVKRRHVYLSKFFLVMLLIALNQLVFTSGWLLVGVIKGYSDSIPFLIIWKSIVGGWIATLPLTALLLLISMAWSSFAAPLALNVVLTLPNIMVANSETYAPYYPWVQPFLTMIPKDDGPWGGFFISFESIIYAILGGFLLFFISGFVYIEKKAV; via the coding sequence ATGTTTTGGAGCTTAGTTTCTTCTGAGATCATTAAATTACGAAAAACTAAAATTTGGCTACTGCTTTTTATTAGTCCATTTTTAGCAAGTGCCATCGCATTAGCAGCAAACCCACCCATCGAGCCAGGGGTGAACGCTTGGACTATGACTTTACTCATTATGACCCCGATGCATACTTTGTTATTCTTACCGTTACTCATCGGTGTTTTCACAAGCTTTATATGCCGATTTGAACATAAAAATGGGGGATGGAAGCAGTTACTAAGTTTACCTGTGAAACGTCGCCATGTATATCTATCCAAGTTCTTCCTAGTTATGTTGCTCATTGCCCTTAATCAATTAGTTTTCACCTCTGGATGGCTATTAGTTGGGGTGATAAAGGGATATTCAGATAGCATTCCATTTTTGATAATATGGAAAAGTATTGTAGGTGGGTGGATAGCAACTCTACCGTTAACGGCGCTTCTACTACTCATATCTATGGCATGGTCGAGCTTTGCAGCACCACTTGCCCTAAACGTTGTCTTAACACTTCCAAACATCATGGTTGCAAACTCAGAAACCTACGCCCCTTACTATCCATGGGTGCAACCTTTCCTAACGATGATACCAAAAGACGACGGTCCTTGGGGAGGCTTCTTCATCTCCTTTGAATCCATCATCTATGCAATACTAGGGGGATTCCTGCTCTTCTTCATCAGTGGATTCGTTTATATCGAGAAGAAAGCTGTGTAG
- a CDS encoding ABC transporter permease yields the protein MLAVFQADLLKVKRKWFWFLVFLGPFGVLSLQMVNYGLRYDYLIEGSKHVWLDLLLNINMFVPPALLLGMTILASQIASIEHHQSAWKQLLSLPVKRRIVFSSKFFVITLMLLISCSFLFLGTISLGVGLGFVEYEPIPFWEIVKNSYFPLFAGMPIVALQLWLSVTFDNQATSLTIGICGAVFSMFTYYAPDWVLWKWPLLYGDQEPFWYASIGLLVGVFILLAGMFDFEKRDVK from the coding sequence ATGCTAGCGGTTTTTCAAGCTGACCTCCTAAAAGTAAAGCGTAAATGGTTTTGGTTTCTCGTGTTTCTTGGCCCATTTGGTGTCCTTTCCTTACAGATGGTGAACTATGGATTACGTTATGACTATTTAATAGAAGGAAGTAAGCACGTTTGGCTGGACTTATTATTAAATATTAACATGTTTGTCCCTCCTGCCCTTCTACTTGGAATGACGATTTTAGCCTCGCAAATTGCATCAATCGAGCATCACCAAAGTGCATGGAAGCAGCTTTTAAGTTTACCTGTTAAGCGAAGAATTGTGTTTTCATCAAAATTTTTCGTTATAACGCTTATGCTCTTAATCTCTTGCAGCTTCCTTTTCTTAGGAACAATATCACTAGGAGTAGGGCTCGGATTCGTAGAATACGAGCCAATTCCATTTTGGGAAATTGTTAAAAATAGCTACTTTCCCCTGTTTGCCGGGATGCCTATAGTCGCTCTTCAACTATGGTTATCGGTGACGTTTGATAATCAGGCGACCTCTTTAACAATTGGTATATGTGGTGCAGTATTTTCAATGTTCACCTACTATGCACCTGATTGGGTATTGTGGAAGTGGCCGCTGCTTTATGGAGACCAAGAACCGTTTTGGTACGCAAGCATTGGACTACTAGTAGGTGTATTCATCCTACTTGCAGGCATGTTTGATTTTGAAAAAAGGGATGTGAAATAA
- a CDS encoding sensor histidine kinase: MKWFKSLQVKYLLIVFLAMAIIPISIPIISLVVYVPATYIEGTTKNHPYTSYKELEEEWHKEATTLSEENENEVKTRLQELHNKYTDSQIFWVDKFGVTRDNFGYNGSLPQKWTSSYTVQFMKESIDSDPYTVVAFFNEDSTNGFMVIKVDRQLLDPPIQRLSNHYGTITLVVIALILVFFVILSWLFFRSIHKRLLRLSNAMQMKDNQNIPKSITITRDDEIGQLEESFNQMIHELKLSNQREQEQEILRKDLIANLSHDLRTPLTTIRAQLTHIKDEVKSKKGNEALEAINYKIDYVSTLIDNLLSYTLLSAKKYPYHPVKIELNRFVRKIVAQWYPLFEKQQVEIDLVTNPNFVEWNVDPLWLERILDNLLQNVIRHASEGKYVQIAIENHHTVTIQDKGKGYTSKSNNQGAGIGLTIVDLMIQEMQLEWSIEKNEIGTKVTITTNIK, translated from the coding sequence ATGAAATGGTTCAAATCCTTACAAGTTAAATACTTACTCATTGTCTTTCTTGCCATGGCAATCATCCCCATATCGATTCCAATTATTTCATTGGTGGTGTATGTTCCTGCCACTTATATTGAAGGGACAACGAAAAACCACCCGTATACTAGCTATAAAGAACTTGAGGAAGAGTGGCATAAGGAGGCTACTACGCTTTCAGAAGAAAATGAGAATGAAGTGAAAACTAGACTTCAAGAACTCCATAATAAATACACTGACTCGCAAATTTTTTGGGTCGATAAATTCGGTGTAACGAGGGACAACTTCGGATACAATGGATCACTTCCTCAAAAGTGGACCTCCTCCTACACTGTTCAATTTATGAAAGAATCAATTGATTCAGACCCTTACACGGTTGTTGCTTTTTTCAATGAAGATTCAACAAACGGTTTTATGGTGATAAAAGTTGACCGACAGCTACTTGATCCACCTATTCAAAGATTAAGTAACCATTATGGCACGATAACATTGGTCGTTATTGCACTCATCTTAGTTTTCTTTGTCATCCTTTCATGGCTCTTTTTTAGAAGTATTCATAAGAGACTTCTTCGACTATCAAATGCTATGCAAATGAAAGATAATCAGAACATACCTAAATCAATCACAATTACTAGAGACGATGAAATCGGACAGCTTGAAGAAAGCTTTAATCAAATGATTCACGAACTTAAACTGAGTAATCAACGCGAACAAGAGCAAGAAATCCTCCGAAAAGATTTAATTGCGAATCTATCACATGACTTACGCACACCTTTAACAACGATTAGAGCCCAATTAACTCATATTAAAGATGAAGTAAAATCTAAAAAAGGGAACGAGGCACTTGAGGCGATCAACTACAAAATTGATTACGTCAGCACACTCATTGATAACCTGCTTTCTTATACGTTATTGTCAGCAAAAAAATATCCTTATCATCCAGTCAAGATAGAATTAAACCGCTTCGTTCGAAAAATAGTTGCTCAATGGTATCCGCTATTTGAAAAACAGCAGGTTGAAATTGATCTCGTCACGAATCCGAATTTTGTAGAGTGGAATGTTGACCCACTTTGGCTTGAACGTATTCTTGATAATCTCCTACAGAACGTTATAAGACACGCCTCTGAAGGAAAATATGTACAAATTGCGATTGAAAACCACCATACGGTCACTATTCAAGACAAAGGCAAAGGGTACACCTCTAAAAGTAATAACCAAGGAGCAGGTATCGGATTAACGATTGTCGACCTTATGATCCAGGAAATGCAACTAGAATGGTCAATTGAAAAAAATGAAATAGGAACAAAAGTAACGATAACGACGAACATAAAATAG
- a CDS encoding SH3 domain-containing protein produces METIFNQVFWLWVPLAFLPIWLRIAIVTYIGIILARPIVVRLTPLLIHWGSIFFKKAVEYLSYPLMVLFHKQLEKRRSNHDYSIPTWIETSEDVCAALIKGFEKLEVRTQKRTRNKARFKKVFRLAALVLAVLLPLAILNNPTTSYSQSWQNFETWITQEKVEKQLGYDLTKLQATITYKVDEASSKLTKKKLTLSETYKAEGGNIRSEPSLNGKIISSIKQDESVTYLNEQQTDDRGITWLKVETNQGKVGWISDKIVE; encoded by the coding sequence GTGGAAACCATATTTAATCAAGTATTTTGGCTATGGGTACCGCTCGCTTTTCTTCCCATCTGGCTTCGCATCGCAATTGTAACGTATATCGGGATTATTTTAGCCCGTCCGATTGTGGTAAGACTTACCCCCCTTCTTATACACTGGGGAAGTATTTTCTTTAAAAAAGCTGTAGAGTATTTATCATACCCACTTATGGTTTTATTCCATAAGCAGTTAGAAAAACGCCGAAGCAACCATGATTACAGTATTCCCACCTGGATAGAAACAAGCGAAGATGTGTGTGCAGCCTTGATAAAAGGCTTTGAAAAGCTTGAGGTACGAACACAAAAGCGGACAAGAAATAAAGCTCGCTTTAAAAAAGTATTTCGTCTTGCAGCGCTCGTATTGGCCGTATTGCTACCATTAGCTATACTTAATAACCCTACAACCTCGTATTCACAATCGTGGCAAAACTTTGAAACATGGATAACGCAGGAAAAGGTTGAAAAACAATTAGGCTATGACCTTACTAAGCTACAAGCAACTATTACCTATAAAGTGGATGAGGCCTCTTCTAAATTAACGAAAAAAAAGCTAACACTATCTGAAACCTATAAAGCAGAAGGTGGCAACATCCGATCAGAGCCCTCTCTTAACGGGAAAATCATCTCTTCAATTAAGCAGGATGAATCCGTCACCTACCTAAATGAACAACAAACCGACGATCGCGGGATCACCTGGCTCAAAGTCGAAACCAACCAAGGAAAGGTTGGGTGGATATCAGATAAGATTGTGGAGTGA
- a CDS encoding response regulator transcription factor, which produces MSTKTNNILYIEDEKEIGQWVKNELEAKGFKVLWLESGLELPTDFGAFGVVILDVMLPGLDGFSLGRRIKRARPDLPIIMLSARSSIEDKLEGLDFADDYMTKPFHSEELVKRVEILLRRQGNHEATNSKRQLKHIEYHENTHQITNTQTGEEIILTGKQHQIFNFFIRHLNQILTKEQLYEGVWNEPYIEGDKTLMVHIRFLREKLEKNPSEPEIIETIRGIGYRVKG; this is translated from the coding sequence ATGAGTACAAAAACAAACAACATTCTCTACATTGAAGACGAAAAGGAAATTGGCCAGTGGGTAAAGAATGAGTTGGAGGCCAAAGGATTTAAGGTGTTATGGTTGGAGAGTGGGTTGGAGTTACCTACTGATTTCGGTGCATTCGGTGTGGTGATTTTAGATGTGATGCTACCTGGACTGGATGGTTTTTCTCTAGGAAGACGCATCAAACGGGCACGCCCTGATTTACCTATTATCATGCTTTCGGCACGATCTTCTATTGAAGATAAACTAGAAGGCTTAGATTTTGCTGATGATTATATGACAAAACCGTTTCATTCAGAGGAATTAGTAAAACGGGTAGAAATCCTTCTAAGACGCCAAGGCAACCACGAAGCGACAAACTCAAAAAGACAGCTAAAACACATAGAATATCATGAGAACACGCACCAAATTACAAACACACAAACTGGCGAAGAAATCATTCTAACAGGCAAGCAGCATCAGATTTTCAATTTCTTTATTAGACACCTTAACCAAATTCTAACGAAAGAGCAGCTATACGAAGGGGTCTGGAACGAGCCATACATTGAAGGTGACAAAACGCTAATGGTTCACATTCGATTCCTAAGAGAAAAGCTTGAAAAAAATCCTTCTGAGCCAGAAATCATTGAAACAATTCGTGGAATTGGCTATAGAGTTAAAGGGTGA
- a CDS encoding ABC transporter ATP-binding protein, giving the protein MKEIIQTTNLTKRFKGRTVVNGVNLKINHGEIYGFLGPNGAGKTTTIRMLLGLTKPTDGYMELFGERVKSSHLQALKKIGSLVESPSYYGHLTARENLEALRKILKVPKSRIDEVLSIVRLTKDANRAVKGYSLGMKQRLGIASALLGNPELLILDEPTNGLDPSGIHEIRDLIKSMPQKYGVTILISSHLLSEIDQMATEVGIITNGTMIFQDSIDNLRNKAKAEISIKVDQPEKAKTLLLSKGIVTQMSEEYLLTNETTDVQVAKMVETLINGGQSVYRVEEKRKSLEDIFLDLTSEGGLKNASGFSS; this is encoded by the coding sequence ATGAAGGAAATTATTCAAACGACTAATTTGACTAAACGTTTTAAAGGGAGAACAGTGGTTAATGGAGTAAATCTTAAAATTAATCATGGGGAAATATACGGGTTCCTTGGCCCAAATGGTGCTGGTAAAACGACAACCATTCGTATGTTACTCGGGTTAACAAAGCCCACTGATGGTTACATGGAATTGTTCGGAGAAAGAGTAAAATCAAGCCACTTACAAGCGCTCAAAAAGATCGGATCTCTAGTGGAATCCCCCTCCTATTATGGTCATTTAACAGCGCGAGAAAATTTAGAGGCTCTCAGAAAAATCTTAAAAGTTCCTAAAAGCAGAATTGATGAAGTTTTGAGTATTGTCAGACTCACGAAGGATGCTAATAGAGCCGTAAAAGGCTATTCTTTAGGAATGAAACAGCGACTGGGAATTGCTTCTGCCTTACTTGGTAACCCAGAGCTTCTTATTTTAGATGAACCCACAAATGGACTTGATCCTTCGGGGATTCATGAAATTCGTGATTTAATTAAAAGTATGCCCCAAAAGTATGGGGTCACGATCTTGATCTCAAGTCACCTATTAAGTGAAATTGACCAAATGGCGACAGAGGTTGGCATTATCACAAATGGCACGATGATTTTTCAGGATTCGATAGATAACCTTCGAAACAAAGCAAAGGCAGAAATATCAATAAAAGTGGACCAACCAGAAAAAGCTAAGACTCTTCTTTTATCAAAAGGGATAGTAACTCAAATGAGTGAAGAATACCTACTTACAAACGAGACAACAGATGTTCAAGTCGCTAAAATGGTTGAAACCTTGATCAACGGTGGCCAGAGTGTTTACCGAGTCGAAGAAAAGCGAAAATCACTAGAAGATATATTCTTAGACTTAACAAGTGAGGGAGGACTAAAAAATGCTAGCGGTTTTTCAAGCTGA